One region of Paraburkholderia acidiphila genomic DNA includes:
- a CDS encoding phytoene/squalene synthase family protein encodes MQNSTRAFLLGPLLKGVSRSFYLTMRVLPAGMRDPVGEAYLLARAADTIADTALIPPERRLALLLALRERVNGATNDDTLLADLAGEVAGQQTQSDEKLLLESLGGALEVLTQLDDADRRAVREIVTTLTEGMEFDLRTFPDERSGQVAALNTWDELDRYTYLVAGCVGEFWTKMTYMHLPGTLAPSLEQTMYARGIRFGKALQMVNVLRDCGKDLRIGRCYLPASMLAQAGLSAQDLLKPGASAHARPIMLELVRIALDHFRAAIDYTFALPRLSVRLRLACLWPILIGLETLERLVDNDDWLDPAKTSKVTRNDVYRILACSTALAPSNALLGVWFKRLVARVEARIKR; translated from the coding sequence ATGCAGAATTCTACCCGGGCCTTCCTGCTGGGCCCGTTGCTCAAAGGCGTTTCCCGTTCGTTCTACCTCACGATGCGCGTGCTGCCCGCCGGCATGCGCGACCCCGTGGGCGAAGCCTATCTGCTCGCGCGCGCCGCCGACACCATTGCCGACACCGCGCTGATCCCGCCCGAGCGGCGGCTCGCCCTGCTGCTCGCGCTGCGCGAGCGCGTGAACGGCGCGACGAACGATGACACCCTGCTCGCCGATCTCGCAGGCGAAGTGGCGGGCCAGCAAACGCAATCGGACGAGAAGCTGCTGCTCGAATCGCTGGGCGGCGCGCTCGAGGTGCTCACGCAGCTCGACGACGCCGATCGCCGTGCCGTGCGCGAGATCGTCACGACGCTCACCGAAGGCATGGAATTCGATCTGCGCACGTTCCCCGACGAGCGCTCGGGCCAGGTGGCCGCGCTGAATACGTGGGACGAGCTCGACCGCTATACGTATCTCGTGGCGGGCTGCGTGGGCGAGTTCTGGACGAAGATGACGTACATGCACTTGCCGGGCACCCTCGCGCCCTCGCTCGAACAAACGATGTACGCGCGCGGCATCCGCTTCGGCAAGGCCTTGCAGATGGTGAACGTGCTGCGCGATTGCGGCAAGGATCTGCGCATTGGCCGCTGCTATCTGCCGGCTTCGATGCTGGCCCAGGCCGGGCTCAGCGCGCAGGACTTGCTGAAGCCTGGCGCGTCCGCGCACGCGCGGCCGATCATGCTCGAACTCGTGCGCATCGCGCTCGACCACTTCCGCGCGGCCATCGACTATACGTTCGCGCTGCCGCGCCTTTCGGTGCGCCTGCGGCTCGCATGCCTGTGGCCCATTCTCATCGGCCTCGAAACGCTCGAGCGCCTCGTCGACAACGACGACTGGCTCGATCCCGCGAAGACCTCGAAGGTCACGCGCAACGACGTCTATCGCATTCTCGCCTGCTCCACCGCGCTCGCGCCTTCGAATGCGTTGCTCGGCGTCTGGTTCAAGCGGCTCGTTGCGCGTGTCGAGGCGCGTATCAAGCGCTGA
- a CDS encoding M20 aminoacylase family protein: MNTMAIPAAIAAIEDEMIALRHEIHAHPELGFEEFVTSDLVAQRLTEWGYEVRRGLGGTGVVGTLKVGEGNARLGLRADMDALPIHESTGLDYASRIPGKMHACGHDGHTAMLLAAAKHLAQSRNFSGTLHLIFQPAEEGLGGAKRMLDEGLFERFPCDAVFAMHNMPGFPTGKLGFRAGPFMASSDTVIIDIDGRGGHGAVPHKAIDPVVVCANVVLALQTIVSRNVPPLDMAIVTVGAIHSGDAPNVIPQTAQMRLSVRALRPEVRDLLQERITALVHAQASAYGATARIDYQRRYPVLVNDVAMTEFAQDVARDWLGEEGLIHDMAPLTGSEDFSFLLERCAGSYLIIGNGDGEGGCMVHNPGYDFNDDCLATGAAYWVQLAERFLRG; the protein is encoded by the coding sequence ATGAACACGATGGCTATCCCGGCCGCAATCGCCGCGATCGAAGACGAGATGATCGCGCTGCGCCACGAGATCCACGCGCATCCCGAACTGGGCTTCGAAGAATTCGTCACCAGCGACCTCGTCGCGCAGCGCCTCACGGAGTGGGGCTACGAGGTGCGTCGCGGGCTGGGCGGCACGGGCGTCGTGGGCACGCTCAAGGTGGGCGAAGGCAACGCGCGCCTAGGCCTGCGTGCCGATATGGACGCGCTGCCGATCCACGAGAGCACGGGCCTCGACTACGCGAGCCGTATTCCGGGCAAGATGCACGCATGCGGCCACGACGGCCACACGGCCATGCTGCTCGCGGCCGCGAAGCATCTTGCGCAGTCGCGCAATTTCAGCGGCACGCTGCACCTCATTTTCCAGCCTGCCGAAGAAGGCCTGGGCGGCGCGAAGCGCATGCTCGACGAAGGCCTGTTCGAGCGCTTTCCCTGCGACGCCGTGTTCGCCATGCACAACATGCCCGGCTTCCCCACCGGCAAGCTCGGCTTTCGCGCGGGGCCGTTCATGGCTTCGTCGGACACGGTCATCATCGACATAGATGGGCGCGGCGGTCATGGCGCGGTGCCGCACAAGGCGATCGATCCGGTCGTGGTGTGCGCCAACGTCGTGCTCGCGCTGCAAACCATCGTGTCGCGCAACGTGCCGCCGCTCGACATGGCGATCGTCACCGTGGGCGCGATCCATTCGGGCGACGCCCCCAACGTGATTCCGCAAACCGCCCAGATGCGCCTCTCGGTGCGCGCGCTGCGCCCCGAAGTGCGCGACTTGCTGCAGGAGCGCATCACGGCGCTCGTGCACGCGCAGGCAAGCGCGTATGGCGCGACGGCGCGCATCGACTATCAGCGCCGCTACCCGGTCCTCGTGAACGACGTGGCGATGACCGAGTTCGCGCAGGACGTGGCGCGCGACTGGCTGGGCGAAGAGGGCCTGATTCATGACATGGCGCCGCTCACCGGCAGCGAGGACTTCTCGTTCCTGCTCGAGCGCTGCGCGGGCAGCTACCTCATCATCGGCAATGGCGACGGAGAGGGGGGCTGCATGGTGCACAACCCCGGCTACGACTTCAACGACGACTGCCTCGCCACCGGCGCGGCATACTGGGTGCAACTCGCCGAACGCTTCCTGCGCGGCTGA
- the bamA gene encoding outer membrane protein assembly factor BamA, which translates to MTASTTTARYARALTLAGFGIGVTAAAHATEPFVVQDIRIDGLTRIEPGTVFAYLPIKQGETFTDDKASDAIRALYATSLFSDVRISTQGTTVIVQVQERPAIGTIDFAGIKEFDKDNLTKALKSVGLSAGQSYDKALVDKAEQELKRQYLTRGYYAAEVTTTVTPIDRNRVGLLFSVVEGPSAKIRQINFIGNKTFSDGTLLDEMQLSTPNWFSWYTKNDLYSKEKLTGDLDNVRSYYLDRGYLEFNIDSTQVSLSPDKKDMYLTIGIHEGEPYTISSVKMAGNLLDREAELRKLVGVKPGQRFSAQKLKDTTKAIVDKLGEYGYAFATVNALPEIDQKDHTVALTLQVDPSRRVYVRRVNVTGNTRTRDEVVRREMRQLESSWFDSNRLALSKDRINRLGYFTDVDVTTVPVEGTQDEVDVDVKVTEKPTGTLSLGLGYGSGEGPIISAGISQDNVFGSGNSLSLNVNTATTYRTLSVTQVDPYFTVDGIKRITDVYYRTTEPLYYSSTNDTSFRIISYGADMKFGIPFSETDMVYFGLGIEQDRLDVDASTPQTYKDYVNDFGRVSNTVPLTVGWSRDNRDSALVPSRGYYAQANAEYGTPAGTQYYKGDAQMQYYYSFARGFVLGLNFQGGYGNGLGGKPYPIFKNYYAGGIGSVRGYESGSLGPRDATTNDPIGGSKMVVGNIELTFPLPGTGYDRTLRVFTFVDGGNVWGTEGSSTGANGLRYSYGAGLEWISPIGPLKLDLGFPIVKHAGDQYQKFQFQIGTSF; encoded by the coding sequence ATGACGGCATCAACTACCACGGCGCGCTATGCACGCGCACTGACTCTCGCCGGCTTCGGCATCGGCGTGACTGCTGCGGCGCACGCCACCGAGCCCTTCGTGGTCCAGGACATCCGTATCGACGGGCTCACGCGCATCGAGCCGGGCACCGTATTCGCCTATCTGCCGATCAAGCAGGGCGAGACCTTCACGGATGACAAGGCCTCCGACGCGATTCGCGCGCTCTACGCAACGAGCCTCTTCAGCGACGTGCGCATTTCCACGCAGGGCACTACGGTGATTGTGCAGGTGCAGGAGCGTCCCGCCATCGGCACGATCGATTTCGCCGGCATCAAGGAATTCGATAAGGATAACTTGACGAAGGCGCTCAAGTCGGTCGGACTGTCGGCGGGCCAGAGCTACGACAAGGCGCTCGTCGACAAGGCGGAGCAGGAGCTCAAGCGCCAGTACCTCACGCGCGGCTATTACGCGGCAGAGGTCACGACCACGGTCACGCCGATCGACCGCAATCGCGTGGGGCTGCTGTTCTCCGTGGTCGAAGGGCCGAGCGCGAAGATCCGCCAGATCAACTTCATCGGCAACAAGACGTTCAGCGACGGCACGCTGCTCGATGAAATGCAGCTGTCCACGCCGAACTGGTTCTCCTGGTACACGAAGAACGACCTGTATTCGAAGGAAAAGCTCACGGGCGACCTCGACAACGTGCGCTCGTACTATCTGGACCGCGGCTATCTGGAGTTCAACATCGACTCGACGCAGGTCTCGCTGTCGCCCGACAAGAAGGACATGTACCTGACGATCGGGATTCACGAGGGCGAGCCTTATACGATTTCGAGCGTCAAGATGGCCGGCAATCTGCTCGACCGTGAGGCGGAATTGCGCAAGCTGGTCGGCGTGAAGCCGGGCCAGCGATTTTCGGCGCAAAAGCTCAAGGACACCACGAAGGCGATCGTCGACAAGCTTGGCGAATACGGCTATGCATTCGCCACGGTGAATGCGCTGCCCGAGATCGACCAGAAGGACCACACGGTCGCGCTCACGTTGCAGGTGGACCCGAGCCGCCGCGTGTATGTGCGCCGCGTGAACGTGACCGGCAATACACGCACGCGCGACGAAGTCGTGCGCCGCGAAATGCGCCAGCTCGAAAGCTCGTGGTTCGACTCGAACCGCCTCGCGCTTTCGAAGGACCGCATCAACCGCCTTGGCTACTTTACCGACGTGGACGTGACCACGGTGCCGGTGGAAGGCACGCAGGACGAAGTGGACGTGGATGTGAAAGTGACCGAGAAGCCGACCGGCACGCTTTCGCTGGGCCTGGGCTACGGCTCGGGCGAAGGGCCGATCATCTCGGCGGGCATTTCGCAGGACAACGTGTTCGGCTCCGGCAACAGCCTTTCGCTGAACGTGAATACGGCCACGACGTATCGCACGCTTTCGGTCACGCAGGTCGATCCGTATTTCACGGTGGACGGCATCAAGCGCATTACCGATGTCTACTACCGCACGACCGAGCCGCTTTACTACTCGAGTACGAACGACACGAGCTTTCGCATCATTTCGTATGGTGCGGATATGAAGTTCGGCATTCCGTTCTCCGAGACCGACATGGTGTATTTCGGCCTCGGCATCGAGCAGGACCGTCTCGACGTCGATGCCAGCACGCCACAGACCTACAAAGACTACGTGAACGATTTCGGGCGCGTTTCGAACACGGTGCCGCTCACCGTGGGCTGGTCGCGCGACAACCGCGACAGCGCGCTGGTGCCGAGCCGCGGCTACTACGCGCAGGCGAACGCCGAATACGGCACGCCAGCGGGCACGCAGTACTACAAGGGCGATGCGCAAATGCAGTACTACTACTCATTCGCGCGCGGCTTCGTGCTGGGGCTGAACTTCCAGGGCGGTTACGGCAACGGCCTGGGCGGCAAGCCGTATCCGATTTTCAAGAACTACTATGCGGGCGGTATCGGGTCGGTGCGCGGCTACGAGTCGGGCTCGCTCGGCCCGCGCGACGCGACGACGAACGATCCGATCGGCGGCTCGAAGATGGTGGTCGGCAATATCGAGTTGACGTTTCCGTTGCCCGGCACGGGGTATGACCGTACGCTGCGCGTGTTCACGTTTGTGGACGGCGGTAACGTGTGGGGCACGGAGGGTAGCAGCACCGGCGCGAATGGTCTGCGGTACAGCTATGGCGCGGGCCTGGAATGGATCTCGCCGATCGGGCCGCTCAAGCTCGATTTGGGCTTTCCTATCGTCAAGCACGCGGGTGACCAGTATCAGAAGTTTCAGTTTCAGATTGGGACGTCGTTCTGA
- a CDS encoding LysR substrate-binding domain-containing protein → MKFHQFRALVAMADTGSIRAAARQLGISPAAATKAVRELEAEQQIALVTRNANGIAFTEAGQALLVHARLVVHQMSRAQDELDARRGRGGGKLAIGVTPWLALSFLPDAVTLFRERMPGMQLEFYEGLLNIVMPRLRDGSLDFSLGKPGPASLHAEFTQTPIFATESAVVVRKDHPLSHAQSLKELQDCEWLLNWDPASKEMIADDVFLRHGLPMPKSVHLAHSFVVAMGLIMNTDMVSIFPWPLVETRFARDNLRALALQEEVDRTVVSVVARRGVPLSAAAECFLECLKEAIHAGEASANPERRRLYHSLELLI, encoded by the coding sequence ATGAAGTTCCACCAGTTCCGCGCGCTCGTCGCCATGGCCGATACCGGCAGCATTCGCGCGGCCGCGCGTCAGCTTGGCATCTCGCCGGCGGCGGCGACGAAGGCGGTACGCGAGTTGGAAGCCGAGCAGCAAATCGCGCTCGTTACGCGCAACGCGAACGGCATCGCCTTCACGGAAGCGGGCCAGGCGCTGCTCGTGCATGCGCGGCTCGTCGTGCACCAGATGTCGCGCGCCCAGGACGAACTCGACGCGCGGCGCGGGCGCGGCGGCGGCAAGCTCGCGATCGGCGTGACGCCGTGGCTCGCCCTTTCCTTCCTGCCCGACGCCGTTACGCTGTTTCGCGAGCGCATGCCCGGCATGCAGCTGGAGTTCTACGAAGGCCTGCTCAATATCGTGATGCCGCGGCTGCGCGATGGCTCGCTCGACTTCTCGCTAGGCAAGCCCGGGCCCGCATCGCTGCATGCGGAATTCACGCAAACGCCGATCTTTGCGACCGAGTCCGCCGTGGTGGTGCGCAAGGACCATCCGCTCTCGCATGCGCAGTCGCTTAAGGAACTTCAGGATTGCGAATGGTTACTCAACTGGGACCCGGCCAGCAAGGAGATGATCGCCGACGACGTGTTCCTGCGGCATGGCCTGCCAATGCCGAAAAGCGTGCATCTCGCGCACTCGTTCGTGGTGGCGATGGGGCTCATCATGAATACCGATATGGTGAGTATTTTCCCGTGGCCGCTCGTGGAAACGCGCTTCGCGCGTGATAACTTGCGCGCGCTTGCGCTTCAGGAGGAAGTGGATCGGACCGTGGTGAGCGTCGTTGCACGTCGTGGCGTGCCGCTCTCCGCTGCGGCAGAATGCTTTTTGGAGTGCCTCAAGGAGGCCATTCATGCAGGTGAGGCTTCGGCTAATCCTGAGCGCAGGCGGCTCTATCACTCGCTTGAGTTGTTGATATGA
- the mmsB gene encoding 3-hydroxyisobutyrate dehydrogenase, producing MKIGFVGLGHMGAPMALNLLKAGHTVAVFDLSASAMQTLAEAGAQKAASAKAAASGAECVITMLPAAAHVRSVLTAEDGVLAGIAKGVTIIDSSTIDPASVKEFAKLAAAQGNAFVDAPVSGGTGGAAAGTLTFMVGGSAEHYESVKPVLSGMGKNIVHCGETGTGQVAKICNNLVLGVTMAGVAEAMALGEALGIDPKVLGGIMNTSTGRCWSSDTYNPYPGVIETAPSSRGYTGGFGTDLMLKDLGLATDAAKGVHQPAYMGALAQQLYQAMSSHGDGKLDFSAIIKLYRGEKG from the coding sequence ATGAAAATCGGATTCGTCGGGCTGGGCCACATGGGCGCGCCAATGGCGCTCAACCTGCTCAAGGCGGGGCATACGGTGGCGGTGTTCGACCTGAGCGCGAGCGCGATGCAAACGCTCGCCGAGGCCGGTGCGCAGAAGGCTGCATCGGCGAAGGCGGCTGCGAGCGGTGCGGAGTGCGTCATCACGATGCTGCCCGCGGCGGCGCACGTGCGCAGCGTGCTCACGGCGGAAGACGGCGTGCTGGCGGGCATCGCAAAGGGCGTGACGATCATCGATTCGAGCACGATCGATCCGGCGAGCGTCAAGGAGTTCGCGAAACTCGCTGCCGCGCAGGGCAACGCGTTTGTCGACGCGCCAGTTTCGGGCGGCACGGGCGGCGCGGCCGCGGGCACGCTCACCTTCATGGTGGGCGGTAGTGCCGAACACTATGAGAGCGTGAAGCCGGTGCTCTCTGGCATGGGCAAGAACATTGTCCATTGCGGCGAGACGGGCACGGGGCAGGTGGCGAAGATCTGCAACAACCTCGTGCTCGGCGTCACGATGGCTGGCGTGGCCGAAGCGATGGCGCTCGGCGAGGCGCTCGGCATCGACCCGAAAGTGCTGGGCGGCATCATGAACACGTCCACGGGCCGCTGCTGGAGTTCGGACACGTACAACCCGTATCCTGGCGTGATCGAGACGGCGCCTTCGTCGCGCGGCTACACGGGCGGGTTCGGCACGGACCTCATGCTCAAGGACCTGGGTCTCGCCACCGACGCCGCAAAAGGCGTGCATCAGCCCGCGTACATGGGGGCGCTCGCGCAACAGCTCTATCAGGCCATGAGCAGCCACGGCGACGGCAAGCTCGACTTCTCGGCGATCATCAAGTTGTATCGCGGCGAGAAAGGTTGA